One stretch of Streptomyces sp. NBC_01363 DNA includes these proteins:
- a CDS encoding class E sortase, with the protein MTARTEHEERVGESAPPPRRRGRHPVATVISVFGELLITAGLVLGLFVVYSLWWTNVLADREATKQGHTVRDRWAGGPGALDTKDGIGFLHVPSMKNGEVLVKKGTDTENLNNGIAGYYTDPVKSALPWDKKGNFTLAAHRDGHGAKFHNIDKVKTGDAVVFETKDTWYVYKVFKELPETSKYNVDVLQPVPKESGAKKPGRYITLTTCTPVYTSKYRYIVWGELVRTEKVDKDRTKPAELR; encoded by the coding sequence GTGACAGCTAGGACCGAGCACGAAGAGCGGGTCGGCGAATCCGCGCCCCCGCCCCGGCGCAGGGGCCGCCATCCCGTCGCGACCGTGATCAGTGTCTTCGGCGAACTGCTGATCACCGCGGGCCTGGTGCTGGGGCTCTTCGTCGTCTACTCCCTCTGGTGGACGAATGTGCTCGCCGATCGTGAGGCCACCAAGCAGGGCCACACCGTCCGCGACCGCTGGGCGGGCGGGCCGGGCGCGCTGGACACGAAGGACGGCATCGGCTTCCTCCACGTCCCGTCGATGAAGAACGGCGAGGTGCTGGTCAAGAAGGGCACCGACACCGAGAACCTCAACAACGGCATCGCGGGCTATTACACGGACCCGGTGAAGTCGGCGCTTCCGTGGGACAAGAAGGGCAACTTCACCCTGGCCGCCCACCGTGACGGGCACGGTGCCAAGTTCCACAACATCGACAAGGTGAAGACCGGGGACGCGGTCGTCTTCGAGACCAAGGACACCTGGTACGTCTACAAGGTCTTCAAGGAGCTTCCCGAGACGTCGAAGTACAACGTCGACGTTCTGCAGCCCGTGCCGAAGGAATCGGGCGCGAAGAAGCCCGGACGCTACATCACGCTGACGACCTGCACGCCGGTCTACACGTCGAAGTACCGCTACATCGTGTGGGGCGAGCTGGTGCGTACGGAGAAGGTGGACAAGGACCGTACGAAGCCGGCGGAGCTGCGCTAG
- a CDS encoding reverse transcriptase/maturase family protein, producing the protein MQSAETVLSVIRERGRKGLPLERLYRQLFNPQLFLMAYGRIYSNKGAMTPGVTGETVDGMSLAKIDSIVQALRSESFRWTPVKRVYIPKKNKGKRPLGLPTWSDKLVAEVMRLLLEAYYEPQFSDRSHGFRPKKGCHTALTEVANTWTGTRWFIEGDISDCFGSLDHEIMLAILEEKIHDGRFLRLIRNMLGAGYLEDWKWNATLSGSPQGGVVSPILSNIYLDRLDRFVEQHLMPDYNRGSQRATNPEYASICNAIQRAKRRKDIEAVRRLRLQRRLIPSVDPNDPGYRRLRYIRYADDWLLGFCGPKREAEEIKDRMRRFLRSELKLELSVPKTLITHAVSQAARFLGYDVRVQHEDTKVTGPKRSVNGQIGLFVPRDVIRQRCKLYMRQGMPTHRSILIHDSDYSIVMKYQNEYRGVVQYYLLAQDVFRLHALNWVMGSSMLKTLAAKHSSTVSKMVRRYKATVDTPLGSRRCFQVTVAREGKKPLVARFGGIPLQRQRGAVIKDSAPVMQSTTNELIHRLLAGQCEICEAGVGLQVHHIRKLADLNKPGRPDPPGWVRLMARRRRKTLVVCETCHQDIHAGRRNISTRKRSLESGML; encoded by the coding sequence ATGCAGAGCGCCGAAACTGTGCTGTCCGTCATCCGAGAACGCGGCAGGAAAGGTCTGCCGCTTGAGAGGTTGTACCGCCAACTGTTCAACCCGCAGCTGTTCCTGATGGCTTATGGGCGCATCTACTCCAACAAGGGTGCGATGACCCCAGGAGTCACGGGAGAAACCGTGGATGGCATGTCACTGGCTAAGATCGATTCGATTGTCCAGGCCCTGCGCTCGGAGTCGTTTCGATGGACGCCAGTAAAGCGGGTGTACATCCCCAAGAAGAACAAGGGGAAGCGACCGCTCGGCCTGCCCACCTGGTCAGACAAGCTCGTGGCCGAGGTCATGCGCCTGCTGTTAGAGGCGTACTACGAGCCGCAGTTCTCTGACAGGTCACACGGCTTCCGTCCCAAGAAGGGTTGCCACACAGCTCTGACCGAGGTGGCAAATACCTGGACCGGGACACGCTGGTTTATCGAGGGAGACATCTCTGACTGCTTCGGCAGCCTGGATCACGAGATCATGCTCGCGATTCTTGAGGAGAAAATCCACGACGGCCGGTTCCTGCGGCTGATCCGAAACATGCTCGGTGCCGGATATTTGGAAGATTGGAAGTGGAACGCCACGCTAAGCGGTTCGCCGCAAGGCGGGGTCGTGTCCCCTATCCTCTCCAACATCTATCTCGACCGACTGGATCGGTTCGTTGAGCAACATCTGATGCCGGACTACAACCGGGGAAGTCAGCGAGCGACTAACCCTGAGTACGCATCCATCTGTAACGCGATCCAGCGGGCTAAACGCCGAAAGGATATAGAAGCGGTAAGGCGACTTCGGTTGCAGCGCCGCCTAATCCCCAGCGTTGACCCAAACGATCCCGGATACAGGCGGCTTCGATACATCAGGTACGCCGACGACTGGCTCCTTGGTTTCTGTGGACCGAAACGCGAAGCCGAGGAAATCAAGGACCGGATGCGTAGGTTCCTGCGTTCTGAGCTCAAGCTGGAGCTGTCCGTCCCTAAGACCTTGATTACCCACGCCGTCAGCCAGGCTGCGAGGTTTCTCGGATATGACGTACGAGTCCAGCACGAGGATACGAAAGTGACCGGGCCGAAACGCTCGGTCAATGGGCAGATCGGCCTATTCGTTCCCCGTGACGTAATTCGGCAACGCTGCAAGCTGTACATGCGCCAAGGGATGCCTACGCATCGTTCGATTCTGATTCACGACAGCGACTACAGCATCGTGATGAAGTATCAGAACGAGTACCGCGGGGTCGTCCAGTACTACCTTCTGGCGCAGGACGTCTTCCGCCTGCACGCCCTCAACTGGGTGATGGGGTCATCTATGCTCAAGACCCTGGCCGCGAAGCACAGTTCCACCGTGAGCAAGATGGTTCGACGGTACAAAGCGACCGTCGACACCCCGCTCGGCTCGCGGAGGTGCTTCCAAGTCACAGTTGCCCGTGAGGGAAAGAAGCCGCTGGTCGCCCGCTTCGGCGGGATCCCTTTGCAACGTCAGCGTGGCGCCGTCATCAAGGACAGCGCCCCGGTCATGCAGTCGACAACGAACGAGCTCATCCATCGACTGCTTGCCGGGCAATGTGAAATCTGCGAGGCCGGGGTCGGGCTGCAAGTCCACCACATCCGCAAGCTCGCCGATCTCAACAAGCCAGGCAGACCGGACCCGCCTGGGTGGGTACGTCTGATGGCGCGAAGGCGACGCAAGACGCTCGTCGTCTGCGAAACCTGCCATCAGGACATCCACGCAGGTAGGCGCAACATCTCAACACGAAAACGATCACTGGAGAGCGGGATGCTGTGA
- a CDS encoding restriction endonuclease, producing MINEVALVESQALRQSFTERTEALDRVKVLSLLPNGLHVTTAMVAAYFEVAETVINNLLSRHREELESNGLRVIRGNELQKFKKLTLSSYPESYPQPRSSMALWLRRTVLNVAMLLRDSDVARRVRTYLLDLEHTFRAQPTVVDAPGHDSDVESLDARITRLSEESFTRLLGSTVVPMLSALIETSGEQQRELVSLRENVQQIERRLVRHDVQLRRLQRAQERHPLVGVMAAMDAMNWREFEQHIAGLLRRDDCTDVEVHGGSGDRGADITAYTADGRRLVVQCKCAVRRFVVFPTQSGGIWREIPGSPDLPGRESARGQQHVRKAVAALRRSKAGCRKTRAIWSKLDCLKPNLQLEQGILSPV from the coding sequence ATGATCAACGAGGTCGCTCTGGTGGAATCACAAGCACTGCGTCAGAGCTTCACCGAGCGGACGGAGGCACTCGACCGAGTAAAGGTGCTGTCCTTGCTGCCGAACGGTCTGCACGTGACCACGGCCATGGTCGCCGCCTACTTCGAGGTCGCGGAAACTGTCATCAACAACCTCCTCAGCCGCCATCGAGAAGAGCTCGAATCGAATGGCCTGCGGGTCATCCGGGGCAATGAGCTGCAGAAATTTAAGAAACTCACTCTGAGTTCCTATCCGGAGAGTTATCCACAGCCTCGTTCGAGCATGGCTCTCTGGCTCCGGCGGACGGTCCTGAACGTCGCCATGCTGCTCCGGGACAGTGACGTCGCACGCCGTGTCCGTACGTACCTGCTCGACCTCGAGCACACCTTCCGGGCACAGCCGACCGTCGTGGACGCCCCGGGGCATGACAGCGACGTCGAGTCACTCGACGCCCGCATCACACGGCTCAGCGAAGAGAGCTTCACCCGTCTCCTCGGCTCCACCGTCGTCCCCATGCTCAGCGCCCTCATCGAAACGTCCGGCGAGCAGCAGCGAGAACTCGTCAGCCTCCGCGAGAACGTCCAGCAGATCGAGCGGCGGCTCGTCCGGCACGATGTCCAGCTGCGGCGCCTCCAGCGGGCACAGGAACGGCACCCGCTCGTCGGGGTCATGGCCGCCATGGACGCCATGAACTGGCGGGAGTTCGAGCAGCACATCGCCGGACTGCTCCGCCGGGACGACTGCACCGATGTCGAGGTCCACGGCGGGAGCGGCGATCGCGGAGCCGACATCACCGCGTACACCGCCGACGGACGCCGACTGGTCGTCCAGTGCAAGTGCGCCGTGAGGCGCTTCGTTGTATTCCCGACTCAGTCGGGAGGGATTTGGAGGGAGATTCCTGGGTCACCTGACTTACCTGGACGCGAAAGCGCGAGGGGACAGCAGCATGTCAGGAAAGCGGTGGCCGCCCTGCGACGTTCAAAGGCGGGGTGCCGCAAGACCCGCGCGATATGGTCAAAGCTGGATTGCTTGAAGCCTAATCTCCAGCTAGAGCAAGGCATACTCTCGCCGGTATAA
- the pknB gene encoding Stk1 family PASTA domain-containing Ser/Thr kinase encodes MEEPRRLGGRYELGSVLGRGGMAEVYLAHDTRLGRTVAVKTLRADLARDPSFQARFRREAQSAASLNHPAIVAVYDTGEDYVDGVSIPYIVMEYVDGSTLRELLHSGRKLLPERTLEMTVGILQALEYSHRAGIVHRDIKPANVMLTRTGQVKVMDFGIARAMGDSGMTMTQTAAVIGTAQYLSPEQAKGEQVDARSDLYSTGCLLYELLTVRPPFIGDSPVAVAYQHVREEPQKPSNFDPEITPEMDAIVLKALVKDPDYRYQSADEMRADIEACLDGQPVAATAAMGAAGYGGYDGYGNDQPTTALRAADQNGAPTSMLPPVNPDDGGYGYDDRPDRRRQKKSNTSTILLIVAGVLVLIGAVLIGKSVFSDSNSDNGKVDAPNLIGSTVKEAQKLAENPDVVLKIGSREPCEDQPKGKICSQAPAVGEKMDKKDTVTVVVSTGAPKVDVPDVMEKTEATARKDLEDKGFTVNVTAVESEKTAGTVINQDPKGNSKAEKNSEVTITVAKQATQKVPNVADRDYDAAVAQLNGLGFANVSRTDVDSEKPANQVISQTPPPDSMQPLTAQIVLTVSKGPQQPEQTTVPDLQGKTIAEAKALLAGAGLQLGQVQGPNDDNAKVVAFQPNAGQPVDKNSAVNVQTMPGGGNGNIFGGLSGSHR; translated from the coding sequence ATGGAAGAGCCGCGTCGCCTCGGCGGCCGGTACGAGCTGGGCTCGGTGCTCGGCCGTGGTGGCATGGCCGAGGTCTACCTCGCACACGACACCCGGCTCGGCCGCACCGTAGCCGTGAAGACGCTCCGGGCCGATCTGGCCCGCGATCCGTCCTTCCAGGCCCGGTTCCGCCGTGAGGCCCAGTCCGCCGCCTCGCTCAATCACCCGGCGATCGTCGCCGTCTACGACACCGGCGAGGACTACGTCGACGGGGTGTCCATCCCGTACATCGTGATGGAGTACGTCGACGGGTCGACACTCAGGGAACTCCTGCACTCCGGGCGCAAGTTGCTGCCCGAGCGCACCCTTGAGATGACCGTCGGCATCCTCCAGGCGCTGGAGTACTCGCACCGCGCCGGCATCGTCCACCGCGACATCAAGCCGGCGAACGTCATGCTGACGCGCACCGGTCAGGTCAAGGTCATGGACTTCGGCATCGCCCGCGCCATGGGCGACTCCGGAATGACGATGACCCAGACCGCCGCCGTCATCGGAACCGCCCAGTACCTCTCCCCGGAGCAGGCCAAGGGCGAGCAGGTCGACGCGCGTTCCGACCTCTACTCGACCGGCTGCCTGCTCTACGAGCTGCTGACGGTCCGGCCGCCCTTCATCGGGGACTCACCGGTCGCGGTCGCCTACCAGCACGTACGGGAAGAACCGCAGAAGCCCAGCAACTTCGACCCCGAGATCACGCCCGAAATGGACGCGATCGTGTTGAAGGCCCTGGTCAAGGACCCCGACTACCGCTACCAGTCGGCCGACGAGATGCGCGCCGACATCGAGGCCTGCCTCGACGGCCAGCCGGTCGCCGCCACCGCGGCGATGGGTGCGGCCGGTTACGGCGGCTACGACGGATACGGCAACGACCAGCCGACCACCGCACTGCGCGCCGCGGACCAGAACGGCGCGCCCACGTCCATGCTGCCCCCGGTCAACCCGGACGACGGCGGCTACGGCTACGACGACCGCCCGGACCGCCGCCGCCAGAAGAAGAGCAACACCTCGACGATCCTGCTGATCGTCGCGGGCGTCCTGGTGCTGATCGGCGCGGTCCTGATCGGCAAGTCGGTCTTCAGCGACAGCAACAGCGACAACGGCAAGGTCGATGCGCCGAACCTGATCGGCTCGACCGTGAAGGAAGCACAGAAGCTCGCGGAGAATCCCGATGTCGTCCTGAAGATCGGCTCGCGCGAACCGTGCGAGGATCAGCCGAAGGGCAAGATCTGCAGCCAGGCGCCGGCAGTCGGCGAGAAGATGGACAAGAAGGACACCGTCACGGTCGTCGTCTCCACCGGCGCCCCGAAGGTCGATGTCCCGGACGTCATGGAGAAGACCGAGGCGACCGCCCGCAAGGACCTTGAGGACAAGGGCTTCACGGTGAACGTCACCGCGGTCGAGTCCGAGAAGACCGCGGGTACGGTCATCAACCAGGACCCCAAGGGCAACTCGAAGGCCGAGAAGAACTCCGAAGTCACGATCACGGTCGCCAAGCAGGCCACCCAGAAGGTGCCGAACGTCGCGGACCGGGACTACGACGCCGCCGTGGCTCAGCTCAACGGCCTGGGCTTCGCGAACGTCTCCAGGACCGACGTCGATTCGGAGAAGCCGGCGAACCAGGTGATCAGCCAGACGCCGCCCCCCGACTCGATGCAGCCGCTGACTGCCCAGATCGTGCTGACGGTCTCGAAGGGCCCGCAGCAGCCGGAACAGACCACGGTTCCCGATCTGCAGGGCAAGACGATCGCGGAGGCGAAGGCCCTGCTCGCCGGGGCGGGTCTGCAGCTCGGCCAGGTGCAGGGGCCGAACGACGACAACGCGAAGGTCGTCGCCTTCCAGCCCAACGCGGGTCAGCCGGTCGACAAGAACAGCGCGGTCAACGTCCAGACCATGCCGGGCGGCGGAAACGGCAACATCTTCGGCGGCCTGTCCGGCTCACACCGCTGA
- a CDS encoding penicillin-binding protein 2 — MNKPLRRIAIFCGVLILALLVRTNYLQYVRADELNSRDENRRVRIERYAHERGNIIVDGNPVTGSVETKGSDFKYKRVWKNGPMWAPVTGYSSQAFDASQLENLEDGILTGNDDQLFFDRTLSMFTGEKKQGGNVVTTLNGAAQKAAFKGLGSKKGAVAALDPQTGAILALVSTPSYDPSVFAGNSDKDSKARKKLLDDKDKPMLNRALRETYPPGSTFKVVTAAAALENGLYKGIDDKTNSPLPWRLPLTTGDLANEGNIPCENASLREALRWSCNTVFGKISDDLGNQKMIDEANKFGFNKEIFTPVRADASVYPKDNRPQNAMAGIGQASNRATPLQMAMVASAVANDGKLMQPYMVAERQSPSLDAIYTHEKEQFSQPLSGENAQKLQQMMETVVENGTGKNAQIPGVTVGGKTGTAQHGLNNSENPYAWFISYAKTDSGSPVAVAVVVEDSQANRDDISGGGLAAPIAQAVMKAVIDSKK, encoded by the coding sequence GTGAACAAGCCACTGCGCCGGATCGCGATCTTCTGCGGCGTCCTCATCCTCGCCCTGCTCGTGCGGACCAACTACCTCCAGTACGTCCGTGCCGACGAGCTGAACAGCCGCGACGAGAACCGTCGCGTCCGCATCGAGCGTTACGCCCACGAGCGCGGCAACATCATCGTCGACGGCAACCCCGTCACCGGGTCCGTCGAGACCAAGGGCAGCGACTTCAAGTACAAGCGGGTCTGGAAGAACGGCCCCATGTGGGCCCCCGTCACCGGCTACTCCTCGCAGGCCTTCGACGCCTCGCAACTGGAGAACCTCGAGGACGGCATCCTCACCGGCAACGACGACCAGCTCTTCTTCGACCGCACCCTCTCGATGTTCACCGGCGAGAAGAAGCAGGGCGGCAACGTCGTCACCACCCTGAACGGCGCCGCGCAGAAGGCCGCGTTCAAGGGGCTCGGCAGCAAGAAGGGCGCCGTGGCCGCGCTCGACCCGCAGACCGGCGCCATCCTGGCCCTGGTCAGCACCCCTTCGTACGACCCCTCGGTCTTCGCGGGCAACTCCGACAAGGACAGCAAGGCCCGCAAGAAGCTCCTTGACGACAAGGACAAGCCGATGCTCAACCGGGCATTGCGCGAGACCTACCCGCCCGGCTCGACCTTCAAGGTCGTCACCGCCGCCGCGGCTCTGGAGAACGGGCTGTACAAGGGGATCGACGACAAGACCAACTCCCCGCTGCCCTGGCGGCTCCCGCTGACCACCGGCGACCTCGCCAACGAGGGCAACATCCCGTGCGAGAACGCCTCGCTCCGGGAAGCGCTGCGGTGGTCCTGCAACACCGTCTTCGGCAAGATCAGTGACGATCTCGGCAACCAGAAGATGATCGACGAGGCCAACAAGTTCGGCTTCAACAAGGAGATCTTCACCCCGGTACGCGCCGACGCCAGCGTCTACCCCAAGGACAACCGGCCGCAGAACGCCATGGCCGGCATCGGCCAGGCGTCCAACCGCGCCACCCCGCTCCAGATGGCGATGGTCGCCTCGGCCGTCGCCAACGACGGCAAGCTGATGCAGCCGTACATGGTCGCCGAGCGCCAGTCCCCCAGCCTCGACGCGATCTACACCCACGAGAAGGAGCAGTTCAGCCAGCCCCTCTCGGGCGAGAACGCGCAGAAGCTCCAGCAGATGATGGAGACCGTCGTCGAGAACGGCACGGGAAAGAACGCCCAGATCCCCGGCGTCACCGTCGGCGGCAAGACGGGTACGGCCCAGCACGGTCTGAACAACAGCGAGAATCCGTACGCCTGGTTCATCTCCTACGCCAAGACCGACAGCGGCTCTCCGGTCGCCGTCGCCGTGGTCGTCGAGGACAGTCAGGCCAACCGCGATGACATCTCCGGCGGCGGCCTGGCCGCCCCGATCGCACAGGCAGTAATGAAGGCGGTCATCGACAGCAAGAAGTGA